A single Anopheles maculipalpis chromosome 3RL, idAnoMacuDA_375_x, whole genome shotgun sequence DNA region contains:
- the LOC126563338 gene encoding uncharacterized protein LOC126563338, translated as MFKLVAVLSCLVAISLAMPASELSQPIPVPEAQDSPAVLVVEAESDDLAGAETAHHGYGGGYGGYGGYGGGFGGYPHGGYGGGFGGGYGGGFGGFGGGYGHGGYGGYGGHGHHHHG; from the exons ATGTTCAAG CTAGTTGCCGTGTTAAGCTGCCTCGTGGCGATCAGTCTGGCCATGCCGGCCAGCGAGCTCTCGCAACCGATTCCAGTCCCAGAAGCCCAGGACAGTCCAGCGGTGTTGGTGGTTGAGGCTGAAAGTGATGATCTGGCCGGTGCTGAGACGGCTCACCACGGATATGGCGGCGGCTATGGTGGATACGGAGGCTATGGCGGTGGCTTCGGAGGCTATCCGCATGGCGGCTATGGTGGAGGATTCGGTGGAGGCTACGGAGGCGGTTTCGGTGGATTCGGAGGTGGATACGGACACGGCGGATACGGTGGATACGGTGGTCATGGACACCATCATCACGGATAA